In the Rhododendron vialii isolate Sample 1 chromosome 2a, ASM3025357v1 genome, GGtgatttttaaaacaaaatggaTTTTCAAATGGATCCTTCACAAGGTGGTGTGTATCCaaagttttgagaaatttttggatgccaGGTGGATAGCACGTTACTCGGCAGACGTGATGTTCGAACATCACGTTTGAACCCGTTAGTCGGCAAACGTGATGTCTGAACATCAcgtttgagccgtccaaaaatatattggacggttcagattgaaacactctccCTCTTCTCACCTCAATATACTCTTTAAATCTGAGCCGTCAAAAACCAAAATGGACGACCAGATTCGCCTAGCAGATACCACGTATCTTCTCCAAAGTTTTATATATTGTATCTCAAAACCTTCGAAGCCCTAGAAAGTTGGGGGTGGAGCGAAACGTGagcgaagaagaagaacgagTGGTCGGATGGGGATTGAGAAAGCTGCTGGAGAAGGAGAAataggaagaggaagaagaagaatgagtGGTCGGGTGGGGATGGAGAAAGCTGCTGGAGAAGGTGAAataggaagaggaagagggttGAAAAGATGTAGGTCAAGCAGCTCTAGAACATCATCAAGGTCGGAGCTGGAGGATAGGGTGAGAACTCCTTGCATGATTTCCTATCATACTAACGGGTTTGGTCCGATGTTGTATGCCGTCGATTTCGACGAGAAGAGTTCTAAGGATAGGAATTTTTGCAAAAAGTGCCGCATTGAGTTGTTCAAGGAAGGAAACGGCGACCTTGGTACTGAGGGGGGGAAAGAACACAACGGCCCTCCACTACGGCGAATCACTCCGTTGAAGCTGGGATGGTTTCCCAGCGGGAAAATGCTTGTTGCTCTTGGCTCCGCTGTCTACGTCCTCGGCGGTGAGAATGAAGGTTTCTTATCTCGCGATGTCTACTATTTCGAGACTGCCAATAACAAAAGAAGTGGCGGAGCTGAAGCTGATGGGGGCTGGAAGAAAGGCCTTAAGATGCTGACTCCCAGATGTAGAGGTGGAGCTCTAGCTGTTGAAGGTAAGATTTATGTTTTTGGTGGCAATTATGACTTGGGGAAGGAGAGTGAGTTGGGGAAGTGGATAAGAGCTTGGGGGCCATGGGGGGAAGTATATGACCCCATAAAAAACGAATGGGAGCGTCTACCTCCACCACCGTTCAACTATGACGATTACGAAGAAGAATATGTTTGCAGCGAGCTTTCCATTGCAGCCTACGGCAGCCCTTCAGATACGAAGATTTTGTTTAGTGGTAAAGCTACCCATTGCGCCTACCATGTCAACAGTGGCACTTGGGAATAACTAGCCTGGTCTGTGTGCAGCAGTGGCCTCAAACCAATTGGGGTTGGCAATTACATGTACTACACATGGAACGGGTATCTCGTAGCCACCAATATGAAGACCCGGTTGCACTTCCGGGGGCAAAATCAAGGGTTCCAGGCTTGGAGTGGGCAAGGGATTATGCGGAGAGCCACTATTGGTTCATTTGGCAGGGAAGGATTTTTGTTTCTTCACCCTCGATACTGGTCGTAGGAGCGGCCGCACCAAAGTTCGCTACGCCAAGTTTCGAGTTTCTAAACTTGTCCGTCCTCCTCCTGGAACATCCGATAGCATAATGGGCGACTTGAAGGGATCCATCATGTGGAGTTTTGCTTATATTGTTGATCAGCCACTTGCCCTCACGGGGCATGGCCTCCTGCTGTAAGTTTGCATCCGCTCCTTTCTTATCCTGCCTCCTTGAGTGGATATTTTTTAGTTGCTTGGCTTCTTTGTGCTTTCTTGTAGTAGGATTTCAATGATACTTTCTGAAACGATTCTCGATGATGCATGATAAGATGATGCATGATAAGAACAGGTGGGCGGGCGGACCGATCATTTAGTTTATGCATTTTAATTTTGCGAGGAAAATCTGATTAGTTATTTTCCTGCAGAAACATACCAGAGAGGGGTATTCTTCATATGTTGTAGTAAATTTAATCATAAGCATCGTACTGTGCCCACTTCACACAACTTACAGGTTTGGAAGTTGGAGTGAAAGTGAAGGTATTGcatttgaaattttcatttGTAACGTATTATGATATAGAAGGGTGGAAGCATgggcctttttttctttttctcttttggtttggataaggagagagaagaagaatctTGTTGCTGTTCCTATGATCCTCAAATGATCAGATATTTTGATGGACGTAGTGTTAAGACATCAGAAAGTTCAAACCTCATTTGGTGCAGGTCACTGGCTGTCTGGTTATAGCCTCAAGCCACACCGTCACATTGGATAGGAAGTTGAGTAAGTTTAGGCTTCATTTGTCTGTTCTTGTTTTAGATGTAATGGATTAGGCCTTTTGGTCCTTAATCAAGTTCTGTTCTGTTCTGTGCTGAATACATCACCTGTTGTGCATACTTCGAGTTTGAACAACTTCACGAGAAATACTATATACATATAGCATAATGATGAGTGAAGATAAACGCATATTTTTGTACACCAGCAAAAATGGAATTCTTCAAAGTAAGTGTAATGAGAAGATATTCTTGCCAAagtatcaatatatatatatatatatatatatatatatatatatatatatatatgtttctaGAAACTATGGGTTTTGATGACAATAGGAGAATAATAAACATAAATGCATCAGCAAATAGGACAACACCTCCTATGAAAGGCACCCCaagaccaaaacggtggaacCTGTACCAGCAAAACTGCACGTGCTTTGCACGTGGAATTCTTCAAAGTAAGTGTAATGAGAAGATTTTCTTGCCAAAGTATCAATATAGTTATGTTTCCAAAAACTATGGGTTTCATGATAATAGGAGAACAATAAACATAAATGCATCAGCAAAAAGGACAACACTTCCTATGAGAGGCACCCCaagaccaaaacggtggaacCTGTACCCAATAACCCCCAGCCAACCCCCCATTAGAACCTTTTGCTGGTTTGTGCCCTCACTATTACAGCCctttcaaaagaagaaaatgacaaCCCCATATTGCACAAAACAATTCATGAATATCGTGAATTAGAATTGTCACACGGTTCAAATAGTTCATCACAGGGGTTTCAATCCCTGCCACCCTTTCTCTCTAATAATTATTGCTGATAAGGATTTTTTATATGGGGAAGAAACACAATGCATTTCTGCAAGTAGTCGCCAGCTTCAAACATAggtgttactccctccgtccctttttttgtgtccagtattccattttgggctgtcccttaataagtgtccattttgtaaagttagcggggtaaaagttggtgtattgtctattttgtccctaaaagtagattttattttgaaaagttaatgagtaaaagtgtaatgatgatgggtaagtaggaaaaatggaggaaaaagttgatgtgaaatgtgtaatgatgatatctttttaataagttggagttacgaagcaggacacttaaaaagggacagagggagtacttctTTTCGGTTGCTCTTGCAAAACTTTCATTTCTACAAAGTCTTCTGATCCAAGTTTAGATAAGATGTCGGTATATCCATAAACTTGTCTATGGAGCTTTTGGTCCTTTGCAGCTTCAGTTTGTAGTCTTCTATCAAAGCGTTATGCTTGTGAGTGGCATTGTCCATCTTTGGTTATTAACTTGACCAATTTGCTGATTCTATCTCCACTTCTACTCTTCTGTGAATCATTGGTTCTCTAGTTGCTTTGACCTTGAAGAATGCTTCTAAGTTCAGCCTTCATGCTTATTACTTCCTCCAGCTACCCTTCCTGCTCCTAGCCTGTAATCATCTCCCCCTACCATTCCTTATGCCAGCAGCACCAAGACTTACTTGAGAGCTTCCATAAGTGGGAAGCTTTAATTTACCTGCAGATGCATAATCCAATTTGGTTAGAATGGGTAGTCTCACTGCTGCATACAAAAGTGTGGCCAAGCATCTGAGTACTATCCCTGGCATAAGGTATTCAATTGATAGCTAGTGTGGCATAGGAATCAACAAGAATATTGTAGAGAGTCAACTTTACTGAAGTAATCCTTCCTGTGACGTTGGACACACacttatttttccaaaaagtcaatctcttcttaacttcgTCAATAAGTGAATACACTGACGCTACACCTCTATAACGCAGAATTTGTCGAATTCCCAAGATCTAGAATGGCTTGAACCTCTCAAATTCCCAAGATCTACAACGCGAAGTCAGTCTCTTCTTAACTATCACTATGTTTTTGTTCTCAAAGACATTGTGGATAATACTAGATATCATTAAATTTCAAGGAATTCCAGATTCAGCTGCGAACACATTCTAGTATGGAGGTTCCTTGACTCGTTTTTTCAAAACCAATTCTCTTGAAGGTACCTAAATCGAAACGTATGACAAAAAAGTACATAATATATTAAGCTAAAGCTAAAACTCTTTTGAGGGTTGGGTTCAGGGGTGGAGCTTAAGCTAAAACGTAGTACTTGTATACATGAAAGTACAAAGTATATTATCCTTGCAGAATCTGTTCTATCGGCATCCCCTGCAATTTTAAAATCTCTCCTCACTgga is a window encoding:
- the LOC131318076 gene encoding F-box/kelch-repeat protein At1g16250-like isoform X1, with the protein product MGIEKAAGEGEIGRGRRRMSGRVGMEKAAGEGEIGRGRGLKRCRSSSSRTSSRSELEDRVRTPCMISYHTNGFGPMLYAVDFDEKSSKDRNFCKKCRIELFKEGNGDLGTEGGKEHNGPPLRRITPLKLGWFPSGKMLVALGSAVYVLGGENEGFLSRDVYYFETANNKRSGGAEADGGWKKGLKMLTPRCRGGALAVEGKIYVFGGNYDLGKESELGKWIRAWGPWGEVYDPIKNEWERLPPPPFNYDDYEEEYVCSELSIAAYGSPSDTKILFSGKATHCAYHVNSGTWE
- the LOC131318076 gene encoding F-box/kelch-repeat protein At1g16250-like isoform X2; protein product: MSGRVGMEKAAGEGEIGRGRGLKRCRSSSSRTSSRSELEDRVRTPCMISYHTNGFGPMLYAVDFDEKSSKDRNFCKKCRIELFKEGNGDLGTEGGKEHNGPPLRRITPLKLGWFPSGKMLVALGSAVYVLGGENEGFLSRDVYYFETANNKRSGGAEADGGWKKGLKMLTPRCRGGALAVEGKIYVFGGNYDLGKESELGKWIRAWGPWGEVYDPIKNEWERLPPPPFNYDDYEEEYVCSELSIAAYGSPSDTKILFSGKATHCAYHVNSGTWE